Genomic segment of Populus nigra chromosome 6, ddPopNigr1.1, whole genome shotgun sequence:
ATACGGTACACACAGACACTTTTAGCGACAAAAATGTGGAGTTTATATATTCAAACTGATGTgacttttctgtatttttttttaacaagctattattaattttcaaagcCGTCGTGTTCGTAATGAGGTTATTTTAACTTGTATCTCAAGTAATATATGCTTCTGTGTATAATCAAATGAAGTTTACCACCACTTGAATTCCAAAACCcaacattaatttataaaatcaatccTAATTTGTGTAATTAATTAGACTTAACTAGATGAGATGTACAGATACTGTATAGGAATAAAAAGGTCTCTATTCATGCATAGGATTAAGATACCTTAGTGTTTATTCTGTCTCTCGTAAAAAAGAAGGTCTCTACCTCAGCTTGCGACACAAGTTGGTCGCCAAAAGTTGGTTGTTTATGTAGCAAATGGTCATATAAAAGTACAtgtttgcttgattttcttGTATGCACAGTTTGAGGAGTACAGCAAGATGATGTATTTGGATGCTGATATCCAAGTGTTCGAGAATATAGACCATCTATTTGACACCCAAGATGGCTACTTCTATGCCGTGATGGACTGCTTCTGTGAGAAAACCTGGAGCCACTCACCACAATACTCTATCGGTTACTGCCAGCAGTGCCCGGAAAAGGTGACATGGCCTGCTGAGATGGGCTCTCCTCCTCCCTTGTACTTCAACGCTGGGATGTTTGTCTTTGAGCCTAGTCGTTTGACTTATGAGAGCCTTCTTGAAACTCTCCAGATTACGCCACCAACCCCATTTGCCGAGCAAGTAAGTCACAACATTTATGTATGAAATTAAAGTACATAAACCCTAAATGGATGGGAGAACAAGCAGGGGAtcttaaatcaaaattacaaagtAAAAGTGGGTTGTGATAGATTGAAAGTTAAATGTGTGAGGCACAAGAAAATAATTGTAGTTAGGGATTAGTAGAGTGACATTCAGGCTGGCGAAGTAGGAGATTATTAgccaaattaatatttaataacaaaGAACAGcttgttaatttctaattttctgaTTTCCTTGTGGATATGGCAGGATttcttaaatatgtttttccAAAAAACATACAAGCCAATCCCTCTAATGTACAACCTGGTTTTAGCGATGTTATGGCGACATCCTGAGAATGTGGAGGTCGAAAAGGTTAAAGTGGTTCACTACTGTGCTGCTGTAAGTAGTGATCTTCTTCTCTGAATAACATCAAATACTATCTTCAGTTTTAAATCCCATCAAATAAATTACATTCATTATGTATATTCTTGATTTGGACTCGTTTTGATCTCTTCtatttttggaaaaacaaaaatatagggTTCAAAACCTTGGAGATATACTGGCAAGGAAGCTAACATGGATAGAGAGGACATCAAGATGCTAGTGGCAAGATGGTGGGACATATATAATAACGAGTCCCTCGATTTCAAGGCTGAGAACTCAGTTTCAGAAGAAGAAACATTAATGTCGAGGTCATCCATCTTGTCTTCCAAGCCTGAGCCTGCCATTTCCTACATCTCTGCGCCATCTGCTGCTTAAACTTCTTGATTAAGATAGTTTAAAAACTGGTGTAATCCCATCCTTCCTTTAATTTTGTCTTTCATCATAAACTCTTTTTCAGGCTGCTTGtgctaattattttcttgtccTGTGACTTTACATGTGTGGTGTTATATAAGGTATTCTTGTATTTGAACTAATATTCATACGAATCTCTCTATTGGTAAACTAAAAGAATGTCGAAATTAATCTTTTAAGGGAAACTTCGATCCCTCCTCCTCTTTAATCTAGCTAGTAATTAGCCTTTTAAGGTTATAAGCTTCAAGTCTTAATTAAGAACCTAAtctgtattttcttttcttaatttctaatttttttttctctcttttgatAAACAGCGAAGTCTATCTAATCTTAATCTTTAGTTATACAAAAGTAGCCCTCCATGCTCCATCAATCAAGTCTTAAAATTTAGTAAATGTTGTCGGCTTTGAAGCACACTTGTGCTAAAGTAATGATTCtatagtattttttgttttagccATGTATGGATATCAACAGTGACGCTAGAGGTGatgatgatatttatttttaatatataaaaacagcAGCATCAGGTTCcaaaatatcataatatcaaaatatcaattgcgtctttgatattttaattttgcagCAGCGTTAGTCCCTCAGACCAAAATCAGTTCAAATTGCccttaaatccaaaaaatgaaGGACACGTGGTATTTTATGATAGGTTTACTTTATAGATTCACCTATATCCTCAGTTcagaaaaaaagcaaatagtaCAGCAGACTCACAGGCAAAGCAAGGAGTCCcgagaaaatatattatctatCCTGTTTTACTTTAGAGGTTTATCGAGGATCCTCCCAGATTTTGTTCTTGATCAATTAATACATAAAATCTAAAAGCATGAACGATTAAGCCCCACATACATTTCTTGGTTATTGctttaagaaattattatcaTACATTCACGATTAAAAaggatgcctttttttttattacgaaAATAGATACAAAGCTTTGGAGTTTTGAAAAAGACCAAGAAGGAAGACTATAAGGCAGGAGTAGACGTTGAAAATAATTACACATTTCTTttcgttttttaatttttatcttactTAGACTaagaatgttaaaaaataatgatttgggtaaactatctatttttaaaaataagattaaaaataccACATGATTAGTGCATTTTACACTAAAATTCATTTATTCATAAGGCTTATGGATAGAAAAGCCGAGAGAAAAACTACTATCATACAAGTTTAACAAAGGTGAAACTCAACTTTCT
This window contains:
- the LOC133697880 gene encoding galactinol synthase 1-like, coding for MAPGVPMDVISYTGKVSTASTGYSKRAFVTFLAGNGDYVKGVVGLAKGLRKVKSVYPLVVAMLPDVPEEHRDILRSQGCIVREIEPIYPPENQIQFAMAYYVINYSKLRIWNFEEYSKMMYLDADIQVFENIDHLFDTQDGYFYAVMDCFCEKTWSHSPQYSIGYCQQCPEKVTWPAEMGSPPPLYFNAGMFVFEPSRLTYESLLETLQITPPTPFAEQDFLNMFFQKTYKPIPLMYNLVLAMLWRHPENVEVEKVKVVHYCAAGSKPWRYTGKEANMDREDIKMLVARWWDIYNNESLDFKAENSVSEEETLMSRSSILSSKPEPAISYISAPSAA